CGCTTCTACATGATGATGTCTTTGATGAATGGGAGCTGTGTTCTAGTGATTTCAAAGATGGCAAGTACACACATTTCAAACAAGGCCAGTTCAATGCAACTTTCCTGTGCCCAAACTGTACTGCCCCTACTGGTACGGCTTTGTATTCCCTATAGTTTCTGTTCTTCAAGACTTTATCCAGAGTAAATTGCAACTCATGAACTAGTTAAATTCGCCGTTGTGCTTCTCTTGTCACATGGTAACTCGCAGCATATTTGATATTGAGGTTTTGCTACAGAAATTGTTAAAGAAATGCAATATGTCTTTGAGTTCCGCCTTGCTGACATTGTTAAAGAAATGCTCAAGATGTTTGTTTCGGTTTCCACTACCAGGTGCTGCAACACATGGCTCTAGCTCGGAAGTGGAATCTAAAAAGACATCGGTCGTGGTTATCATAATAGTAAGCGTTCTTGTCTCCGTTATTGTCATCCTCGCCTTGTTCGGGGGTTACAAGTACtggctgaggaagaagagggagcGAGATCAGTTACGATTTCTCAAGCTTTTCGAAGAGGGAGACGACATGGACGACGAACTGGGCCTTAGCAATGAATTCTAAGAATGATAACACATACAGCCTGACGCTCTGATCTCCGGTGTTCAGATATGGTTTCTCCACTTCACCGTGTATAAAATTGTCCTTTTGTTGTGTGCTCCAAAATTTTGTTATGTATAGCATCTCCGTAGTTGAAACACATGACTCTGACAACAGCAAAAAACCTCGGTTTAATGCATAGCACTTTTCCGCTCGTACAGTGTGCGTCCGTGTAAGCAAATCAATAACAGTTTTTAGGCCCCCTTTGAAACCAAGggttttcacaaaaaaaagaatcctaccccctccgatccatattaattgtctcaaatttgccaaaatatgaaTTATGACTAAAAAGCatttagatgcatgtaatatttcgacaattaatatgaattggagggagtacaagaaaTTTATTTATGACTCTTCGGATTATAGGATTTGCTTTGAGAATTCCTATAGGAATCCTTGCTTTCTTTCACTTTTTGGAGGATTCCAAACATTTAATCAATATACTCATGTTTTCACTTCTGTTGAAAAATCCAATGCAGCATGTGTCTTGGTCTCGCATTTTCTCTCGCGAAGAAGAAAAAGTGTCTTGTAAATTTATTGCGAAACATCCAAACATCCAAACAATTGTAtcgtactctctccgtcccatattaagtgactttctattacatgtatttagacgcattTTGGACATAGATATAtcaatatttggacaaatttgagtcacttaatatgggacgaggGAGTATAACTCTTGTGTTCTAGATTTCTGTAAAAATCCATGGAACATGACACCAATTGCTGCAAGCTTTCTATTCTTGAGTTTCTTCTATCCCGCGTTCCAGCCCTTAGCCtttttttggaacaagaaCGATTAGCCTAGTTGGCACATCAAACGTCGTACGTCTACTAACGTCAGTCTTCATCGTATCCCTCGCATTCCCCCTTGTCTGTCAGATTACCATTCTTATCCAGGTAGCCTGAAGCGACCAGGTGGTCAACTGCATTCTCCAGTGCCACCGGCTCGATTGCTGGGTCAAAAACCTCAAAGCCAGCAGCGGCGTGCCTCTTGAGCATGAGCGCGAACATGGCCAGAGCGCCATCTCGTCTGACACGAGGGACCGTGCGCTCGTCCAGATCATTGAGCTCCTCCCGCATGTATAGCCGGTGGCAGCGCCCCCGGCCGGCAACGGCAaagcccgccgtcgccgcccgcctgTCCGCTACCTCCCTGGAGACCCTCTCGAACGGCTCCTCCGACAGCACGCCCGTGTCGATGACGTGGCCGATCCCGCCGACCAGCACGGCCGTCTCGGCCACGTCGGTCGCCAGCACGACCTTCCTGGCCCCATCCGGCACGGGCGCGTACAGCATGGCGTCCACGAGCTCCTCCGGGAGGTTGTCGTGGACGTACTTGATGACCAGCCCCGGGAGACCGAGCTGCTGCAGCTTGTCGTAGGCCTGCTGGATGTGGACGATGTCGGGGAAGAACAccagcacgccgccgccgggcgaCGGCGGCTGGGACGCGTGGATGGACGCCACCTCGTCCACCGACGCGCTCACCGCGTCGAGCACGGGGCCAGGCGAGTAGCGCACCTCGACCGGGCGCGAGGCCGTGCGCAGGCACGCCGCGATCGGCGCGCCGCCGAAGAACCCGCAGAGCGtgtcttcgtcgccggcggtgcAGAGCACGACCCTGCAGCTGTTCATGCTCCCGTTGTCCAGGGCGGCCTTGACCATGCCCAGGAGGAGGTCGGTGCCCAGCGTACTGCGGTTGTGCGCCTCGTCGATGACCACGGCGCCGAACATGGCGAGCGCCGGCAGGGACTGGGCGAAGGTGTCGAGGAGCCGCCGGGTGGTCGTGAACACGACGTCGCCCTGGCCCTGGCCGCGGGAGCGGGACTTGGCCGCGGCCACGGTCGCCGCGAGGTGGCGAGGCTGCGCGCAGATGACCGGGCCGTAGCCGCTGTTGGCGAGGTACCTGGGCAGCACGGACGACTTGCCTGAGCCTGGCGGGGCGGACACGACCACCACCTGTTGCTCGGCCAGGTACCGGAGGATGGTCGGCATCAGGTGGTCGATCGCCGGCGCGTCCAGCTCGGGCTCCTGCGGAGCGCTAGTGGCCATGACCGAAAAATCGAAAGAGACGTAGTACGCGAAACCGGCTGGGCGGGGCAGGCCGGCTATAATAGGCCGGATCCTGACACGGGCCGAATCTGAGACGGAGGTCGTCTGTCGTcctaacctttttttttttgggttctTACCAGCACGAGGGAAATCCGCCACCGGGATGATTCAGTCTGGGCACTCTGGATCCTGATCGATGATGGATGCCGGAAAGGGTTAACAGCATATCTGGTCTGTCCAAATTTCATCATCAATTACTCAAAAAACCAAAGCATCCTCCATGGTCCTTTACAAAGGCAAAAATGAAATTCGAATCTTAGATATCAACTTGTTGTTTTCCATTGTTCTTATTTTAGACATATTTTTTTGATTCTATGAAAATGATCCAAATTTAACGTTGTTACCTATTAGAGTAGGGGACACCCACCCCAACCAAAAACTGGATTGGGATTAGAGTAGGGGATATTCTCAGAGGATGAGAGTAGCATTGTGGGCAACAATGTTGATGAGGATGCTCCTATCCATGTCAAACGTGGCAGATCCAGGAGCTTGACGATGATTCACCGTTAATCTAGATGAATCCCAGACGACCATATGATGAACTTGGGTAGGAGGAGAGGAGATAAAAGGCAAATGCATACCTGAGAAAGCAGAGGTCACCTGCGAAAAGGAGTCATCAGTGGCTCAAGGGCAAGAAGAAAATTTCAGGGAGAAAAGGAGCTACTAGATTCCACACAAATGGCAAGGTGTGGAAGAGAACTAGGCATTGGGGTCGACCTATTGGTTAGAATTTCGGTGGAAATTGGCAATCAAGTCCATTGGCAGCCAAACAAGGTTATCACAGGAATCCAATTCCAATTTTGTGGTTCCAGCGTCAATTCATAAGAGCCAAATAACAAGGTGTAAATATTATTAAATATATCATCATATTAACTCGTGCCGGCACACAAGCGCTTTGAGCAACTACTTTGGAGCACATGGTATGTTAGCACAAAATACATTTCTACCGCGCACCATCCATGATCGCAGGATTACCACTGGACGCGTAAACcagtagcggaagtagagttgATGAAGCCCGCCGATGTCGTAGAAGTATTGTCATCTCCTCCTCGTGGATAGCCCATATGGTTTATTCAAGCAGCACCTTCAAAATATCTACACGTACACGGAGAAACATCGAACGATTGGTTTAGTCATGGAGGTGGTGATAGCCGGATTGTGTCTAACACTCgctgaaagatcggtatggtcgactacaagggggggtgaatagcgATTAACAAATTTcaacttttcttcttcttcttttctttgagaGATAAAAGCAATTAGTCCTAGTGTTTA
This is a stretch of genomic DNA from Brachypodium distachyon strain Bd21 chromosome 1, Brachypodium_distachyon_v3.0, whole genome shotgun sequence. It encodes these proteins:
- the LOC100843907 gene encoding uncharacterized protein LOC100843907, with protein sequence MRWPPPISPRRLLLVVLFVALCSIPGTLSSRLVTLDTIDIFTTHEWFHSKPSVYFRCSGDNKTHLPDVKEADSIYTFKGEESWQPLTELPENKCKRCGMYEEDTLLHDDVFDEWELCSSDFKDGKYTHFKQGQFNATFLCPNCTAPTGAATHGSSSEVESKKTSVVVIIIVSVLVSVIVILALFGGYKYWLRKKRERDQLRFLKLFEEGDDMDDELGLSNEF